The Cucumis melo cultivar AY chromosome 6, USDA_Cmelo_AY_1.0, whole genome shotgun sequence genome includes a region encoding these proteins:
- the LOC103496124 gene encoding probable E3 ubiquitin-protein ligase RHC1A: MSIPQPQNPRSRIVVNGGFTRTTNMHYYWCRICRRIIRISLGNPLEISITCPFCSRNLRHELDVARARNFPRLPPISPPIVQRWGFEDTDESWITLQFPRPAVNSGIEEIPRVRITGKHLEKDSNCAICKEEFEMGEEVRELPCKHFYHSDCVVPWLRMHNTCPVCRYTLENIGDEGSGSGFNGGRGEELGEEEEEEEEGEGEGRGNGWWNLVCCWWPLRLIGDWARRLRFADSGDSFFVVEPGSWMYSWLAN; this comes from the exons ATGTCCATCCCCCAGCCTCAAAACCCCCGATCTCGAATCGTCGTCAATGGCGGCTTCACCAGGACCACCAATATGCATTACTACTGGTGCCGAATTTGTCGAAGAATCATCAGAATTAGCTTAGGAAACCCTTTAGAAATTTCCATTACTTGCCCCTTTTGCTCCAGAAATCTCCGCCATGAATTGGACGTAGCTAGGGCTCGAAATTTCCCTCGTCTCCCCCCGATTTCCCCTCCGATTGTCCAACGGTGGGGATTCGAAGATACCGATGAGTCATGGATCACGCTCCAATTCCCGAGACCAGCGGTAAATTCCGGGATAGAGGAGATTCCAAGGGTGAGAATTACGGGAAAGCATTTGGAGAAGGATTCGAACTGTGCGATTTGTAAGGAGGAATTTGAAATGGGAGAGGAAGTTAGGGAGTTGCCTTGCAAGCATTTTTACCATTCGGATTGCGTTGTTCCTTGGTTGAGAATGCATAATACTTGCCCTGTTTGCCGGTATACGTTGGAGAATATCGGCGACGAGGGGAGTGGGAGCGGTTTTAATGGCGGAAGGGGTGAGGAACtcggggaagaagaagaagaagaagaagaaggcgaAGGCGAAGGAAGAGGGAATGGATGGTGGAACTTGGTGTGTTGTTGGTGGCCGCTCCGTTTAATAGGCGATTGGGCTCGCCGTCTCCGGTTTGCTGATTCGGGTGATAGTTTCTTCGTCGTTGAAC CAGGTTCGTGGATGTACTCTTGGCTAGCTAATTAA